NNNNNNNNNNNNNNNNNNNNNNNNNNNNNNNNNNNNNNNNNNNNNNNNNNNNNNNNNNNNNNNNNNNNNNNNNNNNNNNNNNNNNNNNNNNNNNNNNNNNNNNNNNNNNNNNNNNNNNNNNNNNNNNNNNNNNNNNNNNNNNNNNNNNNNNNNNNNNNNNNNNNNNNNNNNNNNNNNNNNNNNNNNNNNNNNNNNNNNNNNNNNNNNNNNNNNNNNNNNNNNNNNNNNNNNNNNNNNNNNNNNNNNNNNNNNNNNNNNNNNNNNNNNNNNNNNNNNNNNNNNNNNNNNNNNNNNNNNNNNNNNNNNNNNNNNNNNNNNNNNNNNNNNNNNNNNNNNNNNNNNNNNNNNNNNNNNNNNNNNNNNNNNNNNNNNNNNNNNNNNNNNNNNNNNNNNNNNNNNNNNNNNNNNNNNNNNNNNNNNNNNNNNNNNNNNNNNNNNNNNNNNNNNNNNNNNNNNNNNNNNNNNNNNNNNNNNNNNNNNNNNNNNNNNNNNNNNNNNNNNNNNNNNNNNNNNNNNNNNNNNNNNNNNNNNNNNNNNNNNNNNNNNNNNNNNNNNNNNNNNNNNNNNNNNNNNNNNNNNNNNNNNNNNNNNNNNNNNNNNNNNNNNNNNNNNNNNNNNNNNNNNNNNNNNNNNNNNNNNNNNNNNNNNNNNNNNNNNNNNNNNNNNNNNNNNNNNNNNNNNNNNNNNNNNNNNNNNNNNNNNNNNNNNNNNNNNNNNNNNNNNNNNNNNNNNNNNNNNNNNNNNNNNNNNNNNNNNNNNNNNNNNNNNNNNNNNNNNNNNNNNNNNNNNNNNNNNNNNNNNNNNNNNNNNNNNNNNNNNNNNNNNNNNNNNNNNNNNNNNNNNNNNNNNNNNNNNNNNNNNNNNNNNNNNNNNNNNNNNNNNNNNNNNNNNNNNNNNNNNNNNNNNNNNNNNNNNNNNNNNNNNNNNNNNNNNNNNNNNNNNNNNNNNNNNNNNNNNNNNNNNNNNNNNNNNNNNNNNNNNNNNNNNNNNNNNNNNNNNNNNNNNNNNNNNNNNNNNNNNNNNNNNNNNNNNNNNNNNNNNNNNNNNNNNNNNNNNNNNNNNNNNNNNNNNNNNNNNNNNNNNNNNNNNNNNNNNNNNNNNNNNNNNNNNNNNNNNNNNNNNNNNNNNNNNNNNNNNNNNNNNNNNNNNNNNNNNNNNNNNNNNNNNNNNNNNNNNNNNNNNNNNNNNNNNNNNNNNNNNNNNNNNNNNNNNNNNNNNNNNNNNNNNNNNNNNNNNNNNNNNNNNNNNNNNNNNNNNNNNNNNNNNNNNNNNNNNNNNNNNNNNNNNNNNNNNNNNNNNNNNNNNNNNNNNNNNNNNNNNNNNNNNNNNNNNNNNNNNNNNNNNNNNNNNNNNNNNNNNNNNNNNNNNNNNNNNNNNNNNNNNNNNNNNNNNNNNNNNNNNNNNNNNNNNNNNNNNNNNNNNNNNNNNNNNNNNNNNNNNNNNNNNNNNNNNNNNNNNNNNNNNNNNNNNNNNNNNNNNNNNNNNNNNNNNNNNNNNNNNNNNNNNNNNNNNNNNNNNNNNNNNNNNNNNNNNNNNNNNNNNNNNNNNNNNNNNNNNNNNNNNNNNNNNNNNNNNNNNNNNNNNNNNNNNNNNNNNNNNNNNNNNNNNNNNNNNNNNNNNNNNNNNNNNNNNNNNNNNNNNNNNNNNNNNNNNNNNNNNNNNNNNNNNNNNNNNNNNNNNNNNNNNNNNNNNNNNNNNNNNNNNNNNNNNNNNNNNNNNNNNNNNNNNNNNNNNNNNNNNNNNNNNNNNNNNNNNNNNNNNNNNNNNNNNNNNNNNNNNNNNNNNNNNNNNNNNNNNNNNNNNNNNNNNNNNNNNNNNNNNNNNNNNNNNNNNNNNNNNNNNNNNNNNNNNNNNNNNNNNNNNNNNNNNNNNNNNNNNNNNNNNNNNNNNNNNNNNNNNNNNNNNNNNNNNNNNNNNNNNNNNNNNNNNNNNNNNNNNNNNNNNNNNNNNNNNNNNNNNNNNNNNNNNNNNNNNNNNNNNNNNNNNNNNNNNNNNNNNNNNNNNNNNNNNNNNNNNNNNNNNNNNNNNNNNNNNNNNNNNNNNNNNNNNNNNNNNNNNNNNNNNNNNNNNNNNNNNNNNNNNNNNNNNNNNNNNNNNNNNNNNNNNNNNNNNNNNNNNNNNNNNNNNNNNNNNNNNNNNNNNNNNNNNNNNNNNNNNNNNNNNNNNNNNNNNNNNNNNNNNNNNNNNNNNNNNNNNNNNNNNNNNNNNNNNNNNNNNNNNNNNNNNNNNNNNNNNNNNNNNNNNNNNNNNNNNNNNNNNNNNNNNNNNNNNNNNNNNNNNNNNNNNNNNNNNNNNNNNNNNNNNNNNNNNNNNNNNNNNNNNNNNNNNNNNNNNNNNNNNNNNNNNNNNNNNNNNNNNNNNNNNNNNNNNNNNNNNNNNNNNNNNNNNNNNNNNNNNNNNNNNNNNNNNNNNNNNNNNNNNNNNNNNNNNNNNNNNNNNNNNNNNNNNNNNNNNNNNNNNNNNNNNNNNNNNNNNNNNNNNNNNNNNNNNNNNNNNNNNNNNNNNNNNNNNNNNNNNNNNNNNNNNNNNNNNNNNNNNNNNNNNNNNNNNNNNNNNNNNNNNNNNNNNNNNNNNNNNNNNNNNNNNNNNNNNNNNNNNNNNNNNNNNNNNNNNNNNNNNNNNNNNNNNNNNNNNNNNNNNNNNNNNNNNNNNNNNNNNNNNNNNNNNNNNNNNNNNNNNNNNNNNNNNNNNNNNNNNNNNNNNNNNNNNNNNNNNNNNNNNNNNNNNNNNNNNNNNNNNNNNNNNNNNNNNNNNNNNNNNNNNNNNNNNNNNNNNNNNNNNNNNNNNNNNNNNNNNNNNNNNNNNNNNNNNNNNNNNNNNNNNNNNNNNNNNNNNNNNNNNNNNNNNNNNNNNNNNNNNNNNNNNNNNNNNNNNNNNNNNNNNNNNNNNNNNNNNNNNNNNNNNNNNNNNNNNNNNNNNNNNNNNNNNNNNNNNNNNNNNNNNNNNNNNNNNNNNNNNNNNNNNNNNNNNNNNNNNNNNNNNNNNNNNNNNNNNNNNNNNNNNNNNNNNNNNNNNNNNNNNNNNNNNNNNNNNNNNNNNNNNNNNNNNNNNNNNNNNNNNNNNNNNNNNNNNNNNNNNNNNNNNNNNNNNNNNNNNNNNNNNNNNNNNNNNNNNNNNNNNNNNNNNNNNNNNNNNNNNNNNNNNNNNNNNNNNNNNNNNNNNNNNNNNNNNNNNNNNNNNNNNNNNNNNNNNNNNNNNNNNNNNNNNNNNNNNNNNNNNNNNNNNNNNNNNNNNNNNNNNNNNNNNNNNNNNNNNNNNNNNNNNNNNNNNNNNNNNNNNNNNNNNNNNNNNNNNNNNNNNNNNNNNNNNNNNNNNNNNNNNNNNNNNNNNNNNNNNNNNNNNNNNNNNNNNNNNNNNNNNNNNNNNNNNNNNNNNNNNNNNNNNNNNNNNNNNNNNNNNNNNNNNNNNNNNNNNNNNNNNNNNNNNNNNNNNNNNNNNNNNNNNNNNNNNNNNNNNNNNNNNNNNNNNNNNNNNNNNNNNNNNNNNNNNNNNNNNNNNNNNNNNNNNNNNNNNNNNNNNNNNNNNNNNNNNNNNNNNNNNNNNNNNNNNNNNNNNNNNNNNNNNNNNNNNNNNNNNNNNNNNNNNNNNNNNNNNNNNNNNNNNNNNNNNNNNNNNNNNNNNNNNNNNNNNNNNNNNNNNNNNNNNNNNNNNNNNNNNNNNNNNNNNNNNNNNNNNNNNNNNNNNNNNNNNNNNNNNNNNNNNNNNNNNNNNNNNNNNNNNNNNNNNNNNNNNNNNNNNNNNNNNNNNNNNNNNNNNNNNNNNNNNNNNNNNNNNNNNNNNNNNNNNNNNNNNNNNNNNNNNNNNNNNNNNNNNNNNNNNNNNNNNNNNNNNNNNNNNNNNNNNNNNNNNNNNNNNNNNNNNNNNNNNNNNNNNNNNNNNNNNNNNNNNNNNNNNNNNNNNNNNNNNNNNNNNNNNNNNNNNNNNNNNNNNNNNNNNNNNNNNNNNNNNNNNNNNNNNNNNNNNNNNNNNNNNNNNNNNNNNNNNNNNNNNNNNNNNNNNNNNNNNNNNNNNNNNNNNNNNNNNNNNNNNNNNNNNNNNNNNNNNNNNNNNNNNNNNNNNNNNNNNNNNNNNNNNNNNNNNNNNNNNNNNNNNNNNagaaaattcaaaaagtgataatcgattatatgaagtgataatcgattattcaagtgtgacttgtgataatcgattattgcttcatgataatcgattattttagttcaaaagcatttgataatcgattataccttagccataatcgattataccagtagaaattacaatgtttatcattttcctactacattcaaaatctacaagttgctttttaagtattctcctattacatCCAGAAACTACAATTTTGCAGAATCATCAAAAgttatcttcaggttttaccaatactctcTTATTGGTAACAGAGGGTGGGCTGGATAAAAGAGTTATGCACTTATAAAGACAAGTACTCATTCTACCTAGAGTGGAGGAATGACACTAGGTTTGAAAGTTCTTAGGTTCAATGATACAGGATTGGACGATCTACCTTTAAGAGTACTCCCAAGACATTGAATGATTTGTATGTTAAATAGGTTGCATTACAAAAAGATGAGATGAAACTCAATCCTAATCTCTATTTTACTCAATCTATATACTATATATAactatctataaataaatttatatatagtacttatcaaaatacaaagaaaacacaaaagctAACTACCAACatactatgttaaattcctgtGAATACGTCACATGTTGATATTATCACACTTTTGCacttgtttgaaattgtttgttagaaaaaaaaaatcataaagatTTTGGCGCCGAAAATAAATCtcagttttaattttatgttttgtcaTCACACAATATCTCAAACAAAAAGTAAGTTGAAGAGATTCATATTTCTTACCTACGAACGTCATTACATACAACTTCTAACCACATGCACTTTCATATTAAATTGTCTTTGTTatctaatcaattaaaaatatttttatgaaatagataaaacataaaaaaaaagcttaaataattttagtagaactttaaaactaattaatacaatttattaatttataaacaatttttttattattgatatgtCTCTTAAGGTGGCATGCTCCtatattatttaaactaaaGAGCGTCTGACTAACATGTGAAATATACACAAGGTCTCAAAGtatctttatattttgacaaatatattggtatatatatacacgtgtATACtagaataaataagaaaacaaaaagttggAAAAGGGgtaaagaagataaaaggaaTATTTGTTAGAtggaaaacattaaaaaaaaaatacaggaataaacaaataaagtacgttatttaaatattttacaaaaagtaacaatataaattttattttaaattgtttactaGAGATAAGCACAGAGGCATGAAGATATCTAATAGGATTAATCTTATTCTAACCAGCTTAATAAGTATAGTCCAAATActtctataatttttcatttattatatattttaaataaaatccaaTCAGAGTAATTCCCTAAAATCGATTAATCTATAATTATTAGTAAATATGTTTGTAATCGTTTATAATTGTTGTCGTATCTAATTTAacctttatttaaatatttaattttattatctattttaattttaaaaatgtagtttTAAACTCAATCAATTATCTCTATTATAGAAATTACGTGTGATAAATAatgaaagttatttattttataataaatttttataaataaatatttttaaaatttaataattataataaaaaataatattttatttttgttgtgctGATATGTTTTCATTGtacaaataaaagttttttaaaataaatacaaaataaaaacacatgtagATCTTAAACTTTGAAGATTAGTCCAAATCTAAACTTTTGTAACAAGGAAGAGAAAGTGAATTGATGGAGGGGCCCATCACGCTGAAAATCCCAGAGCTAAAGTGCTTCTTCATAGCCTGCTTTTCCTTTAATTTCCGCTTTGGGTTTTCTTGTTCAccaaaaatggttaaattttaatcatagaACGTATTCGCTTGCTTGCATACGAATTATGGAACAATTTTCACGAACCAGAATCAAATCTTCATGTTCAATTCTGTCATGTCCCTACCGACACAAACGTTGCTACGCATATATAAATCTTAATCCATGTATCATGTTCATTCCTACGTTATTATTACATATACACGTTACTTGATTACTTCCATTCCATATGTTATCCACGGCCACCGCAGACCGCGTGCCGGCGCCGTACAACTCGACTGTGGCCACAAGTCTGGGTAGGCGGCGGATTCCGATACACACGACGTTCTACTGGGGACATAAGGTGGACATACTTTTCCGGTGCTGGCCGGGCGACAGCGCCGCCATGTACGCGGTGGCACTGCTCCTCGTGTTCTTTATGGCGGTGCTGGTGGAGTGGCTCTCGTTCACCAACATTGTGAAACTCAAGTCCGGGGGCTCAAACGACGTCGTTGGAGGACTCCTGAAGACGGGGCTTTACGGCGTGCGTTCGGGGCTCTCTTACTTGGTGATGTTGGCCGTTATGTCTTTTAACGGTGGCGTGTTTGTCGTCGCTATAAGCGGCCACGTCATTGGGTTCTTGATTTTCGGGACAAGGGCTTTAAGGAAGAAATCCAACGGGTTGGACTCTTCGAAACCGTAAGTTTGGCCCGCTTTGGAACTTTGAATCAGTGCCGTTGGATATGATgaataatgagaaaaataaatgaataaaaagacTGTAAAACGAGGCGTTTTTTCTTTCCTCCAATGGCCAAAGTGTcagataaaatcaaattgtaGCGGTGTTCTACGAAGTTTGAATAATGAAATCGATTCTAAATCTGTTTGCATTACTATTTTTTGTAACTCCGTTTCAtgaaagtgatttttttattattctatagGATATTTTAGTCATTTAtgcattaataaataatattacctCAAGAGACTTTAGAACTGCATGTCATTCAATTGTTTGTTTAAAGTGCAATATACAAAAGAAAACCTCCTAACTCATGTAATACtttataaatgttgtttgtttaaagttaaaagtatttaacatgttttatttttttaatttattatatatatatatatatatatatatatatatatatatatatatatatatattgttgtataattaaattagatttgacttaatttattattttgtaatattatttacaacactataatcaaattttttaagtattattataaaaataataactaaaaattaaagtgttaactttagaaaaaacaaataaatttagtatttaatgtattaaaacattattaaagaattttttaatatttataaagattaaattatcaatctataaaattaaaaaattaaaagtaataaataatcataataaaaaaattgtgaaatgaGTTTAACATGTAAATTAAGTGATcgaatttaattttactaacatttaaaaattctaaaattttcaaactcaatataattaattcacaagtggttgaaatttatttttacatatgcGGTTATTAGTCattaataattagaatttataagttaaaattcattttaacattttcaaatgcaagaataagaattattattatcCAGATATCATTATAGGTAACAAGATAATAAGTTGTAGATtaacatgaattaaaatttagattttttgtcTATCAGAATTCAATTTTatgttgtataaaaaataaaataaacattacatTTGAGGTCATACTACCTCCtaagaaaaggagaagagaagagatgagaatactttttttctcctcttttcaTTTAATGCATAGTATCGCAAATAAAGGAAAGACTGAGAGAAAGATTCCCTTTGCTACGTGGCACTCAGGCCTTACAATTAACATATCAAATATAACAAACTCCTTCTACAATACTCTAAGGTAATAAAATTGGACCATACTAATAATGGATAAAATTATACCACTCTACAGGCCTTCACATCATTCTTTTGGGCCTAATGTCCCCACATGTAACAATACCCTCCCCTTCGATAAATGACCTTGTCCTTAAGGTCAAAAAGTATCATTAGGCGAGAGTCCTTTCCAGCATAATGCGTTGGGGAGCCATCAATAGTCACTATCCTGAAATCCAAGATTGCTAAGGGTGAAACGAGAGGATTATTATGAATAGAATTAGGAGGGATCTGATGATGAGTGACGGAACTAGATGCTCATGTGGCTTCAACATAGAACAATGAAACACATCATGAATATTTGAATGTGAAGGGAGCTCTACGCGATAAGCAACAGGCCCGATTTTCTCCAAAACCTTATAGGGGCTATAAAATCGCTTAGAAAGCTTATGGTATTCCCAGACAATGAAATCTGTCTATAGAGCTGCAACTTGACGTAGATCTAAAAGCCAATCTCCAAATTTAAGTTGCGGCGCTTAGTATCAGCATTCATTTTCATATGAACTTGCGCCTTAGACAAATTACGCCTCAAAAGAGAGAGTGTCTCTTCACAAGAGGAAAGTACATTATCACAACCATCATTAGAGGAAGAACCCCTAATGTAACTTTGAATGGATGGTGGCGGCTTCCCGAACATTACTTCAAAAGGAGACAAACCTGAACTGGAATGGGTAGAGGTATTATAGTGATACTCAGCCTatgggaaaaatttgaaccAGAGGTTGGGTTTGTGATGAGAAAAAGCACCAAGGTAATGCTCGATGGTGCATTCATAACCTCAGTTTGGTCGTCCGTCTACGGATGATAGGAAGAGTTCATACGGAGGAGTGTGCCACTAAATTTGAATAAATCAGACCAAAAACGAGTGATAAAAATGGGGTCGCGATCGACCATTATGCTTCGGGGTAAACCATGATGCTTGTAAACAATAAAGACAAAGAGCTTTGCAACTTTGTAGGCTGTGAAAGTGGAGTGTAAATCACCAAGGTGAACGACCTTGGAAAAATGGTCCACTACCACTAATAGAACTGTGTAACCATTGGAAGGAGGGATCCTAGTGACAAAATCCAAAGAAATGTCCTCCCAAACCCCTATCGGAATGGGCAAAGGCTGAAGAAGACCCCCTGGTTGCTTAGTGCTATACTTCGTTCATTGACAAACAACACATTGAGATACAAAGGACTTGACATCCTTAGCCATAGACCCCCAATAAAATGTTCCACTAAGATGCTTTAAAGTCTTGCTGATGCCAGCATGACCCCTAATCAAAGTTTCATGGAACTCCTGTAATAACAATGGTACAAATTGATATTTGTTGCTTAGCCAAATCCTGCCATTATACAATAAAAACCCATCGTGCAAACAAAATAATGGATTTGAAGAGGGATCAACAAGAAACTTATCACGCATCAATATGAATTCGGAATCAGTGAGCAAAGAATTTTTAAAGTTACGCAGGAAGAAAACTGAGCGGCACTGAGGGTGAAAAGATTACCTTGAGGTGGACCTGTAGAACACGATAGTGCATTTGCCATAACATTCGGTTTGCCTGGTTTGTATTGAATATCATAGTCATAACCAAGCAATTTCACCGGGTAATGCTGCTGCTTAGGAGTCTGGATTACTTGAGTGAAAAGCTCACACAAACTTTTCTGTTCTGTTTGGATGATGAAGAAATGGCCTAATAAATATTGACGCCATTACTTAATAGCGTTAGTGATCGCATGTAGTTGACGGATATATGTAAAGGACTTAGACAATCAAGGGCAAACAAACCTTGCCATAAAAAGCGATTGGATGATTGTCCTGAAGTAGAACAACTCCCAGGGTTGAACCGGAAGCATCCGTCTGAATATAGAATGGTTTAGAGAAATCTGGGAGCACAAGAACAGAGGCACTAGTCATGACTGATTTCAAAACGTCAAGAGATGATTGTGTAGAAGAAGACCACTGAAAATTCCCTTTCTTAAGTAGATCCGTGAGAGGCAACACAATGGTAGCATAGTTTCGAACGAATTTCTGGTAAAATCCAGTGAGCCCCAAAAAACCATGTAACCCCTTAATGCATTGTGGTGTAGGCCATTGAACCATGGCTTGTATCTTCACATGATCAGGAGACACACCCCTATTAGCCACTATGTGACCCAAGCAAGCAATTTGTGACTGGAAGAAAAAACACTTATGCGGTTGTAAAAAGAACTGATGATAGTCCTAATTAACAAAGACTTGGTTCAAATGAGACAAATGATGCTCAAAATCAGTGCTAAAAACCAAGATGTCATAAAAAACGATAATAGACTTATGCAATAAGGGCCTGAAGATCTCATTCATAGTGAACTGGAATGTTGTAGGGGCGTTGCACAGACCAAAGGGCATCACACGGTACTCATAGTGGCCATCATGAGTTTGAAAGGCTATTTTGTGCACGTCTTGTGGTTGTAAACAAATTTGATGGAATCCGGAAGTGAGGTCCAACTTGGAAAAGCAATAAGCAAAGCCCAATTCATCTAGAAGCTCATGCACGATTGAGAGAGGAAAACAATCCTTTACCGTAATTGCATTCAATGCTCGATAATCAACACATATGTGCCAAGAACCATCATTCTTTTTCAAAAGAAGGACTAGAGAGGAGAAATGGTTAGTGCTTGGTTGAATCTAACATGATTCCAACATCTTCGAAACCTGGTgctcaatttaaaatttctaagCATATACGTATTTATAGGGTCGTACATTGACAGGTTAGGCATTAGAGGATAAAGGAATGGCATGATCAGTGGCTCTTGAGGGAGGAAGAGAGGAAGTGTCAAAGAATAATGTGGAATAAGAGTGAAGCAAGCGTTGTACTTGAAGGTGAGGATGAGATGGAGAAGACTTTGGAGGGTTAGATGGGCGAACCGAGAGTGAAAAGAACTGAGAAGATGGGTTAGTGCGAGCAACCTGCTTTAGTTGATGGAGGGAAATGGAAGTGGGCTACGACCCCAAATCACCTTGTAGCTCAATAATGGATTCATTGAAGACGAACTTTAGAGTGAGAGATTAATAGTCCATCAAAATAGGTCGTAACTGCTTCAACCATTGTGCTCTAAGAACAACATTTGCATCCCTGTGTCAAGGACATACAAATCCAATTTTAAGGAATGACCCTGAAGAGAAAGCTCTACCCCTTGCACACATTATCACAAGCCAGCTCCTCACCGCTATCAACCAAAACCTTCAGAGGAGGTGAAAGGTAATGGGCCAGGCCTAACAGCTGAGCTACCTTCCTTTGAACAAAGTTGTGAGTATTGCCTTCATCGACTAAAACACTGGTCTGATGGGGCCAATTTGACCCATAAGTCGCAATGTCTCAGGGCCCTAGTTCCAAAAGGGGCATGGAGTTTGATTTGGGCTGATTGATCTGGGCTACCTACAAGTGTCCCCGACTCCCTAAGGGCCGAATCAAAAGATGGAAATTCTGAAACACCACTGCCAACAACGTCATCATCCTTAgcaatgaaaagaagaaagtgacCTGGGCAACAATATGAATGTGAATATTTctgatcataattaaaatagagACCCTTCTCATGACGGTCTGCCATCTATATTTCAGTGAGTTGTCAGTAACAGGTTTTGGAGTGGGGGAGGGTAGGAGTGGGAGAAGAGGCTTAGCGATG
Above is a window of Vigna radiata var. radiata cultivar VC1973A unplaced genomic scaffold, Vradiata_ver6 scaffold_406, whole genome shotgun sequence DNA encoding:
- the LOC106778365 gene encoding copper transporter 6 encodes the protein MLSTATADRVPAPYNSTVATSLGRRRIPIHTTFYWGHKVDILFRCWPGDSAAMYAVALLLVFFMAVLVEWLSFTNIVKLKSGGSNDVVGGLLKTGLYGVRSGLSYLVMLAVMSFNGGVFVVAISGHVIGFLIFGTRALRKKSNGLDSSKP